CTAATATGCTTCGGAAAAAGTGTCAAACGCCTTCTTAATATCCACTCTCTCCATATTTCTAACATTTCGTGAAGGAAATGCGGTTGCTAATTCTCCTGTCTCTTTTGGTCGTATGGTTGATAGTTTGCATTGGTGGGATTTAATTCCTGATTTTTGTTGCCCGACTTTTTTGCATGATCTTGTGGGGCATGGTTCTTATCACTCCGTTTGACATGATTTTGTTTTGAACTTTTGTATTTGGttttttgtaacttttttttcttctttaataatattggttcgGGTTTACTATGATTTTTAgaggtgccagcatagctgggataTCTGTTTTTTGCACTCTTTCGCTAACCGaccttcaataaaaaaaatactgaaTTCCTAATAGTAAAGAGAGATTTTGTAGTTCCAGAGCAATATACCCAACTATTCAATTGATGTCACTTGCATACATCTATTCTTTTAATATTAGTAATCTCTCAGAGATGGTGTGCATCTCTCGTctaaacatataaatattaacaaaaaatatataatataataattataattaatgacataaatgtgctatataaattaaatattattattattttgtttttcacatttactttaaataatgtttttatagataaatataacaatataattaaaattaatatattatatattatactatattttttatcagtaaaaaaggaaaaagtgaCACTTCAGGTtcatcattactgttttatattatatatagatatactaagaattagagagattttatagattaatttaaattatgtagaactcttagatatagtacggataaaaataaatttttttatagataaatataataatataattaaaattaatatattatatattatattttttatcagtagaaaaaatggaagaaataCTTCAactctatcgttactgtttatattatatataaatttccctCTTTTACGGGGGTGTATAAAAGAGTGTATAATACAAAAGGTACAAATGAACTTTTCACTTTTCCTCATTGTGGATGCGTTTAGTAGGTTGTAGAGAGGAGCCCAACTATATAACTGATGGGCCCTATGTGATATGGACCATATCAATGCTAATGAGCTTAAATGGAGGGGATAGTGTTTCTAATCATTTCAATTTTGATGCCTActttatattaaaaaacacaaaaattaattagaataaagcaatttaaaacatgtctgaTCTTCTATATAAAAAAGTATGATCAATATTTCACTTACTAAAATAATATTACTCCAATATTTCACACACAAAAAAATATTACACCAATTTTAAGAAAGATACAATTGAAAAATATCTAATTTGGTAAGAGTATGTAAATAGACTTTTAAATTGGACGAGttttataatgtttaaaaatttatgcacaaattcatatttgaaaaattatttataattatgtcaagtactaatttaaataatatcaaattaagattgtttttcatatattttaaaaactattttttatgAATTAGGGGTCTAAGATATAAATTTTagggtttagaatttatgaattcgggtctaaaatttataaattatgatataaaagtatactttatttgtgatatattgagaattaagttttgtaatatgatttaattgtaattttattatcagATATGATTCCTGTAAATAGCCTGATATAATCCACCCCGTACAAATTAGGGGattggaaaaaattaaaattgaagtaGCTATTTTGTTGGaatagtttttttaattaaaggtgatTTAATGTAttctttatcaaaaaaaaatatgcttaATTTCTATaggaatgttttttttttttttgaaacattcTATAGGAATGTTTTTTgtcataaatttattttatacaaTTTTAAGTAGTCAATTTATTAggttaaaaagaaaatagtttcctcaaaaaataaaaatttataagagGAGACATTCAGAAACAGATGGATGGATTAATAGAAGTTAAATTTgtcaaaaaaaagagaaaaaggtaCAAGTTAAATTAGGACAAAGCAATACGTGGTTCTCTCATATAGTGCCACGTAACAGCAATAAAGGGTAGAAAGAATTCCACATGACTATAGATTCTTCCCGATTCTTCTTTGAACCGCTCTGGAACTTTCCTTCTTCCCCCATTAATATATCTCCACTACCCCTCTTTCTCTCCACATTTTCTCGCAAAGATCAACCAAAATCGAAGCTCTCACTTTCATTTCCCAGGTAAGAACCGCATCTTCTGCTGTAAATTTCACTGATTCAGTTGGTACTTTTTAGCATTTGAAGTATAAAGtttctacctttaaacatttcaaTTCATAATCCGTTGTTCAATTTTGGATCTAATTATCACTTTATTGAGCTAATTAGGAATTTCAAAACTCAATTAAGAAGATGAACAGAGTAGGAGGAGATATGAACATGTTCGATGCAATGAGCCATTTATTCAGCATCCCAGAAAGTCTAGAAAAGTTGATGACCCATTCTCCGGCGAACGAGAACAGGGGAAGCATTCCGGTGGACATTTTAGAGACCGAAAAAGAATACATATTCTACATAGACGTGCCTGGTTTATCCAAATCTGATATTCAGGTGAGTGTGGAAGATGAGAGGACACTGGTGATAAAGAGCGGAGGGAAGAGGAAAAGGGAAGATGAtggggaagaagaaaaagggtgTAAGTATATAAGGCTTGAGAGGAGGAGGAGTCAGAAAGTGATGAGGAAATTCAGGTTGCCTGAAAATGCAAATGTAGCTGCGATTTCTGCTAAATGTGAAAATGGGGTTTTGAGTGTTGTTGTTGAGAAGTATCCTCCTCCACCTAAGCCTAAAAAGGTGGAGGTTGCTGTGTCTTAAAAAGGGAAGAGATGTAGGGGGATTTGAGGGTTCAAGTTGTAGTTGTGGTTTGAAATTAATGTGTAGTTTCTTTTAAATTGCTTCTTGTTATGCTAATGTCATTTGTTGTTACCCGGAATTTGATACATAGTGTCGGTTTAGTTTACCAGGATCTCACATTTGTGGCTAATTAACTTTAGCTTTTAGTTTGTGGTAATTTTTTGTCACATTTGTTTGTAGCTTCCAGCATGTGAAAAGTGAAAAGTGAAAAGTGAAAATTTGCAAAAATGAGATTTAAGCACCACTTCAACTAAACATTTGTTGTTAACAGTTGGACTTTGCAGCCTGCATAATAGTGGTTCAATCTCTCATGTTTACAATTTAGGTTTCCATAATTCGAATCGTTCCATTTAGCTCAATACAATTTAGGTTCTCATTCCACGGTTTCGTTCAAAAGAACCTCAGGTTTAACCTGATATAAACCTGATAACATATTATGCAACAACAACCTATACAACTATgcaatttaactaaaaactcaaTCCGACAGTTCAATCGTATATTTTAGGTATAATCCGACAGTTCAATCGTATATTTTAGGTATAATGCTCTTCTAGCACTTTTAATTTGTCTAAATGGGTGATTTTACTCTTTCAATTTATTCGAATGTCTTATTTACTTATTTAattctataaaagtggtattttttatCCTTTAATTTATGCATTAATTCCATaaaagtaatattttttatcCTTCAATTTGTCCATTAattctataaaagtggtatttcttatctTTCAACTTGtcctataaaagtggtatttcttatctTTCAACTTGTCCTTCAATTTGTCCATTAattctataaaagtggtatttcttatctTTCAATTTGTCCACTCGTACCTAACTTACAAATATCCTATATATCTTCTTAACTCTACAAaaatggtatttttcaccccttacaatccgttatcaagATTTACATTGATacatttttaaatgttaaacctatatttagtgttattttgtacgttgaatctGAATTGATATTTTCCTAAAAACCATAGAtctattttggtatcttatccTTACATATAATTAATGTTCTTCACATAtaattaatgttcttgttatttgtataaAGTATTTTTAtagttaaattttaattatctaattattgtaattataaattttgattatttaattattgtaataaatacaagaaggttatcaaattaaaataaaataaaataaaagttgatattaaaaaaatatatttttaaactcATTTGATTAAGTGGCGGAGATGTTGGGCAGTTaaacactgtcacatccataagatgtcggtggtggagatgcgtatgttgagatggatgtgtggtcatacgagaaaggatcgggtgagtaatgaaataattaggacaaaagtaggggttacatctattgagaataaaatgagagaaaaccaactaaggtggtttggccatgtaaaaCGAAGAGCgattgatgcgccggttaggaggactgaaaagtggcaaagggatgtagtggtgaggggtaggggaagacctaagcaaacttggaggagggtgatcgagagtgatatgagtttattggggattgaggaaaatatggtagtggataggacagagtggagggggggaatttgtgtcgctgatccgacttgatttcacggttttatatgatggttcatgttagccgaccccgaatcatttcgggattaaggctttgttgttgttgtttttgttgtatttgattaagtcctattaattttgcactataaagggtaagaaataccacttttatagagttaaatGGGTAAATAGGATTATAAGAGGTGAAAGACGTCACTTTTATAAatttaagggggtaaataggacattcatAAGTTGAGGAGGGGTAAAATGCAATTTAgataagttaagggggtgaaaaatacccattttatggagttaagagggtaaatagaatATTCGATAAGTTAAAGGGATAAAATTACcaatttaaacaagttgaaGGAGCTAGAGGATCATTAAacctatattttatattaatttctaaCAGTAATGATTTTTTACAATAAAACaaagggacaattacaaaactagcacctttttgggggttagttttcatttctaacacactttcaaaatctcaccaaaactaacacatttcattaactaatttccaaccttaccctcaTCTCTAACCTTTTAATAACGTTGTCTTCCCCCCATTTTTCTCTTTTCGTCccgcgctctctctctctctctgtctctctctctctctaaagaacggGATCAATTTACAGCTAACGAtcacaatcaatccaacccacagtgtgtgcttcaagattttatacacaatcatgtaagtttttcatgAATTTACAATATTTAAAGCTTCGTCCTATTCATTGTTGATGTATCGGTTTGTTTCTTTGAAACCCAATGTATATCGTTGTTGTCGTCTATTCATGCTATTCCTGTTCGTGCAAAACCCTAAAATGAGTGACATCAATTGTAAGAAGATGCATTTGATTTGGAACTTCAATCTGCGATTTTCTCGACAGTGTCGATTATTGTCGATACTGTCGATATGAATGTCGATACTGTCGATATGAATGTCGATACAAGATTCATATCGACATTCAGAGATGTGTGATTTTCCATTCTAAATCATAAAATTCAAACACAAAGCACATAAAACATAAgcataatttttatattatatattaaaaaggaaagaaatacataaaacattaaaaaacgaaaaaaaacagagtaacaaacacaaaacacataaacaaaaaaaaagaaacaaacacaaaacaacTAATATAAGTAcgtaaacattaaaaacaaatcATGCGCCTTCgattaaacattaaaaacattaaTGTTTACGTACTTATATTAGTTGTTCTgtgtttgtttctttttttttatgtgttttgtgtttgttactctgttttttttgttttttaatgttttatgtatttctttcctttttaatatataatataaaaattatgcTTATGTTTTATGTGCTTTGTGTTTGAATTTTATGATTTAGAATGGAAAATCACACATCTCTGAATGTCGATATGAATCTTGTATCGACATTCATATCGACAGTATCGACAATAATCGACACTGTCGAGAAAATCGCAGATTGAAGTTCCAAATCAAATGCATCTTCTTACAATTGATGTCACTCATTTTAGGGTTTCGCACGAACAGGAATAGCATGAATAGACGACAACAATGATATACATTAGGTTTCAAAGAAACAAACCGATACATCAATAATGAATAGGACGAAGCTTTAAATATTGTAAATTcatgaaaaacttacatgattgtgtataaaatcttgaagcacacactgtgggttggattgattgttgatCGTTAGCTGTAAATTGATCccgttctttagagagagagagacagagagagagagcgtGCGGGACGAAAAGAGAAAAATGGGGGGAAGACAACGTTATTAAAAGGTTAGAGAtgagggtaaggttggaaattagttaatgaaatgtgttagttttggtgagattttgaaagtgtgttagaaatgaaaactaacccccaaaaaggtgctagttttgtaattgtccctaaaaCAAAAATACTATTTAATTAACCCAATTTTTTTTCAACAAAACATATCATTTAATCACTCCAATCCTCATCGATTCGGATGTGTTAAGAAGCATTACAACTTTTCTTTTCTAAGTAGAAAGCCTAGGTACAAACAAATAGTAACAAGTACAAGAGACatttaaagaagaaaagaattAAGAATTTATCCTTGTTGAGGAGTTTTACCGTCCAAGTACGATCCCAGCTCAGCAACCTAAAACCCTTCATCGCCGACCGCCGCCGGCCCTCAACCTACCTCTGCGAAAGATGGACAGAATCCCCGACCTAATCCAGCAAATAATCTTGACGATGAAGCAGTCGCAGGTCTAGTTTTTCAGCCGGAGGACATCGCTATCCCGCCAAGACCTGTTGAAACAccgttccacaagattttgatttgacaaaatcatttaagtttaatccatgattaagagacaattaaatttaagtgctttgatttaattgtactaatccgtttgttcaatattgagtataaatataaatgcaaaaagaaataaagattaagacaggacaaagtcagcataagaacacaagctgagtgaagagaaACTGAGCATAAGAAAAGATAAGCCATCCTCAGAACAACAGTCTCAGAAtgtagctgatcaaagaagctgagtgaaacgaagctcaacacaaaagaagtctgcttcaaGAAAAAGAtcctacagaacgaagctgaccacggaagctgagtgaaagagaactcagtatgaaacttggtgaaaatcaaagacaatgaatatcgaagtgaagctgagtgatcttcaagacagcatgaatgatccgttaagctaaaagacaaattcgacaactgtctgcaccaacaatagaagccttgaattacgcaaaagccaaattccaagatgcatgggtcaactgtttgatgctataagacaaaatgccacaagaagacaaagtctgtaggaagaagacaaatctaacgtctgaagaattcaggagacaggattggcctgcacatctgaagctgaccagaagttgtcTCCCCAAAATAGCCattttggactcaacggacaaatcgatttcaaatgatttgttcctcacatctcaactataaaagggacaaagatATCATTTGGAACATAGCCGATTgacagaaaattacaagtgagaaagatacaaattcaaagcactcaaaaacaagaaagaaagcttacaccaatcttctattctctgtgtaaatgctagattgattctctgtaatcatctaaagtgttctttgtcccAAAAGGAACAAGTGAGtaatcaattgtaatattgagagtgtgcatgctgagtgcttggtattaagtacttagtggtagagaaatctaagtgctgggttgtagcgcttagtaggagttgagtagaagaatagaggaaggtactcttgcatattcaactgcctgtaatcggtttgtgctctacccttaaagagctcagtattggattctaaaagcccggaggattctggggactggacgtaggcagagaggccgaaccaggataagtgatactgagtaatttctaactctctaaaatatatatatatgtatatatatgtgcatgtgttgcttgttatatttactcagcatataaattgtttgaagctgactctgagtaaattgaagtgctgagttggaagctgaccacacaagtgtcaattcccaactctcaagtaaaacagtcttagtcagcatctgactaaagctgtcttacattaagatcggccaagctgaccaaagctaaGTTAacaaactcaccaaaattattaagtcagcaagattaattgacgaaaaagttatattagttcctaacccccccccccccttggaactaatcacacgggaccaacaagtggtatcagagccaaagctcactactctaagatataactatcttgagcggatcccattaaatggctgagaacagcacgcgtttccttccagggaaccaaacaacacagatactccctgagggattatctattagtcggcctcccctattctttggatctaactatacattctggaagaataggatgaagaacttcattcaagccacaaacatgagtgcatggcttgcaatagttcaaggcccatacgtgccatataaaactgttgacaatgagaaagttgtcaagagtgaaactgagtggtcagaagatgaccttaaaaaacttcaaaataatgcttcgactatcaatatgcttcactgtgcgttagatgctgcagaatacaataagatttcaggttgtgagtcagcacaggaaatatggaagaagcttgaGGTGACCTAcaaaggcacaagcaaagtcaaggaatcaaaagtaaatcagcatatgagactatacgagctgttcgagatgaatgataatgaggacatctcgggaatgaatgctagatttaccaacattataaatgagctgaaaagacttggaaagaacttcactgaggaagaacaggtgaagaagatcttaagaagtctccccaaaagctggcaggccaaaaagactgctgtagaggaagctcaggacctgactacgtATAAGTACGATGAGCTAGTCGGAtcgttgctgactcatgagatatcaatgaaaaactttgaagaaaatgagaagtcagaggacaagaaacagaaatcacttgtcatgaaagctgattcCACCGAAGTTGACTCATCagatgaggaaatggcaatgttcaccagaaaaatgaagaagctgttcaggaagaatgatagGAACAGCAAGAGGTCATTTAGAggaaatgacaaatacaaagctgagcccagcgacaacaaatataaaaaggacagctcaaagcctgtcacatgttttgagtgccaccaaactgggcacatcaagtcaagctgcccgaACCTCAAGAGAGAcaagaagggaaacaagaaggcaatggtagcaacatggagtgacagtgacaaGTCaccatcatccgaagctgacgcaaatgaaacggcaaacatatgcttcatggccgatgatgctgaccactctcaatctgagcaagctgacctctctgatgaaactgaccagaaGGCAcgcaa
The window above is part of the Euphorbia lathyris chromosome 3, ddEupLath1.1, whole genome shotgun sequence genome. Proteins encoded here:
- the LOC136223550 gene encoding 17.4 kDa class III heat shock protein; amino-acid sequence: MNRVGGDMNMFDAMSHLFSIPESLEKLMTHSPANENRGSIPVDILETEKEYIFYIDVPGLSKSDIQVSVEDERTLVIKSGGKRKREDDGEEEKGCKYIRLERRRSQKVMRKFRLPENANVAAISAKCENGVLSVVVEKYPPPPKPKKVEVAVS